A region of bacterium DNA encodes the following proteins:
- a CDS encoding DUF2085 domain-containing protein yields MTLSSLAAPALQAVRGYPAGEGAYRMLSHICHQYPSRCVWVAGRPSALCARCTAGYLGVAAMALAMPWLRPRRCARRIGLALLVVAVAEPWARGLAGDESNLMMRLILGAAGGVGVCLVTFPHLKSTTEEHGT; encoded by the coding sequence TTGACGCTGTCTTCCCTTGCGGCGCCCGCACTGCAGGCCGTGCGCGGCTATCCGGCGGGCGAGGGTGCCTACAGGATGCTGTCGCACATCTGCCACCAGTACCCGAGTCGGTGCGTGTGGGTGGCTGGACGGCCGTCGGCGCTGTGTGCGCGTTGTACGGCGGGATACCTGGGCGTGGCGGCCATGGCGCTGGCGATGCCGTGGCTGAGGCCGCGCCGCTGCGCCCGGCGCATCGGGCTGGCGCTGCTTGTGGTTGCGGTGGCCGAGCCGTGGGCGCGCGGGCTGGCCGGCGACGAGAGCAACCTGATGATGCGGCTGATTCTGGGTGCTGCGGGCGGAGTCGGCGTTTGCCTGGTCACATTCCCGCACCTGAAGTCCACAACCGAGGAGCATGGAACATGA
- a CDS encoding AbrB/MazE/SpoVT family DNA-binding domain-containing protein yields MIKQLRKVGNSNALILDKPILELLGLEEDGQVQLTIQDGLLIVAPANPRRLMPDDLQDHLDYVVKKRQGALKRLAQ; encoded by the coding sequence GTGATCAAGCAACTCCGTAAAGTAGGCAACAGCAACGCGTTAATCCTCGACAAGCCGATCCTGGAGCTTCTCGGGCTCGAGGAAGACGGCCAGGTTCAGCTGACCATTCAGGATGGCCTGTTGATTGTCGCGCCGGCCAATCCCCGCCGATTGATGCCGGACGACCTTCAGGACCATCTCGACTACGTGGTGAAGAAGAGACAGGGTGCGCTGAAGCGACTGGCGCAGTGA
- a CDS encoding PorT family protein, translating to MKKSVVLLFTFAAIALLAFATPASAAGGGLKAGLTMSTFTGSDAELVGVDPDYRMGFAFGGYLNHALSPTLSFQPEAYYAMKGAKYEDGGESLTFKFAYLQIPLLLKMQPEGSNFFFYGGPDVGINLSAKVEAEADGISAEEDLDEIKSLDFGLTFGAGVAMEKFSLEARYTIGLSSFDDTSDPDTIKNSGLMLLIGMGL from the coding sequence GTGAAAAAGTCCGTCGTCCTTCTCTTCACCTTTGCCGCGATCGCGTTGCTCGCCTTTGCTACACCCGCCAGCGCCGCCGGCGGCGGCCTCAAGGCTGGCCTGACGATGTCGACGTTCACGGGATCCGATGCCGAACTCGTCGGCGTGGATCCTGACTATCGCATGGGCTTTGCATTCGGCGGCTACCTCAATCACGCGCTGTCGCCCACGCTGTCATTCCAGCCCGAAGCGTACTACGCCATGAAGGGCGCCAAGTACGAAGACGGCGGCGAGAGCCTGACATTCAAGTTCGCCTACCTGCAGATCCCCCTGCTGCTCAAGATGCAGCCCGAGGGCAGCAACTTCTTCTTCTACGGTGGTCCGGATGTGGGCATCAACCTGAGCGCGAAGGTTGAAGCCGAGGCCGACGGCATCAGTGCCGAGGAGGATCTCGACGAGATCAAGAGCCTCGACTTCGGCCTCACGTTCGGTGCCGGCGTGGCGATGGAAAAGTTCAGCCTCGAGGCCCGCTACACGATCGGCCTGTCGTCGTTCGACGACACCAGTGATCCCGACACCATCAAGAACAGCGGCCTGATGCTCCTGATCGGCATGGGGCTGTAG
- a CDS encoding type II toxin-antitoxin system death-on-curing family toxin produces MDGLIFVSVGDAITIHRRMVDEFGGDSGLRDRGLLESALAMPKAMFDGNYLHVDLPSMAAAYHYHLCANHPFVDGNKRVAVAVAEIFLRANGLQLEASDDEIVELTLGVASGTAGKPEVTGFYAKHVRER; encoded by the coding sequence ATGGATGGGCTGATCTTCGTCAGCGTCGGCGATGCCATCACCATTCATCGTCGCATGGTCGACGAGTTCGGCGGCGACTCGGGCTTGCGTGACCGGGGCCTGCTGGAGTCTGCCCTGGCGATGCCCAAGGCCATGTTTGACGGCAACTACCTGCATGTGGACCTGCCGAGCATGGCCGCCGCTTACCACTATCACCTCTGCGCGAATCATCCGTTCGTCGACGGCAACAAGCGGGTTGCCGTGGCCGTTGCCGAAATCTTTCTGCGGGCCAATGGCTTGCAGTTGGAGGCATCGGACGATGAAATCGTTGAGCTGACCCTTGGCGTGGCAAGCGGCACGGCGGGCAAGCCTGAAGTCACGGGCTTCTACGCGAAGCACGTGCGTGAACGTTGA
- a CDS encoding type II toxin-antitoxin system Phd/YefM family antitoxin codes for MSLKKDIRPVTYLKTRAADLLKQVNDTQRPVIITQNGEPRAVLQDAKSYEDMRYALGLMKLISQGEEDVRRDRVRSQDEVFARIAKAVDGK; via the coding sequence GTGAGCCTGAAGAAAGACATTCGCCCCGTCACCTACCTGAAGACGAGGGCCGCGGACCTCCTGAAGCAGGTGAACGACACCCAGCGCCCGGTGATCATCACCCAGAACGGCGAGCCCCGCGCGGTTCTCCAGGATGCGAAGAGCTACGAAGACATGCGCTATGCGCTGGGCCTGATGAAGCTGATCTCGCAAGGCGAGGAGGACGTCCGCCGGGACCGTGTCCGCTCCCAGGACGAGGTGTTCGCCAGGATCGCCAAGGCGGTCGACGGGAAATGA
- a CDS encoding helix-turn-helix transcriptional regulator, with the protein MVNQLTQQLSRPDADLDAVFKALAHPARRAMLERLGRGEATVGELAAPLGMSAPAVTKHIRVLANAHLITQGRSARWRPCRLEEAPLQTATDWLAEQRKTWESRLDRLEAHLRTMDDSPKGTADDNA; encoded by the coding sequence ATGGTTAATCAACTCACACAACAGCTGTCGCGACCCGACGCCGACCTCGACGCCGTCTTCAAGGCCCTGGCCCACCCCGCCCGTCGCGCCATGCTGGAGCGGCTGGGCCGGGGCGAGGCCACGGTCGGCGAGCTGGCGGCCCCCCTGGGCATGTCGGCGCCCGCGGTGACCAAGCACATCCGCGTGCTGGCCAACGCGCACCTGATCACGCAGGGCCGCAGTGCCCGGTGGCGTCCCTGCCGCCTGGAAGAGGCGCCGCTGCAGACCGCTACCGACTGGCTGGCTGAACAGAGAAAAACGTGGGAGTCCCGGCTCGACCGCCTGGAGGCCCACTTGCGCACCATGGACGATTCCCCGAAAGGAACCGCCGATGACAACGCCTGA
- a CDS encoding type II toxin-antitoxin system RelE/ParE family toxin, protein MTRSFEVHWAAVAENDLLGIILYVADDSPGTALKVLTRIRNRTARLKQSPLQGRIVPELLRQGISQYREVVVAPWRVIYRVEGRRVLVLSVIDSRRNVEDVLLGRLLQ, encoded by the coding sequence ATGACCAGGTCCTTCGAGGTCCACTGGGCCGCCGTCGCCGAGAACGACCTCCTGGGAATCATCCTCTACGTCGCCGATGACAGCCCGGGCACCGCCCTGAAGGTCCTGACCCGGATCAGGAACCGAACGGCCCGGCTCAAACAGTCACCGCTGCAGGGCCGCATCGTCCCCGAACTGCTCAGACAGGGCATCTCGCAGTATCGGGAAGTCGTGGTCGCACCCTGGCGGGTGATCTACCGGGTCGAAGGGCGCCGGGTCCTGGTCCTGTCCGTCATCGACTCGCGGCGGAATGTGGAGGACGTGCTGTTGGGGCGGTTGTTGCAGTAG